Part of the Trichoderma asperellum chromosome 1, complete sequence genome is shown below.
tgaggctgctgagccttCCGTGACCCAGGCCGAAGCCAAGACAAACGGTGATGCgaacaaggacaagaaggaaaagaaggataagaaggataagaagaaggataagaaggagaaaaaggctGAAAAGGAACCCAAGTCTGAGACCTCTGCGTCCAAGGACGTACCACAAGGCGAGGATGCCATCGACCTCGACGCCTCCACAGCAGCCAAGCCGGGCCGCAACATTGTCTTCGTCGGCAACCTGCCCTACACTGCCACCGCCGCAACCATCACCGCGCACTTTGCCTCCCTGAAGCCCATTGCCGTGCGCTGCTTgaccaagaaggaggacCCCAAGATGTGCCGAGGCATCGCCTTTGTGGAGTTTTCATCGCCCACTCATCAGAGGACCTGCTTGGACAAGTTCCACCACTCCATGTTTGAGGACGGCATCTCTGAGCCGAGAAGAATTAATGTTGAGTTGACGTGAGTTTTTTTTACCGAATAAGAACAAACCGGATTACTGAAGCAGTTTGTTTACCCAATGGagaacaaaacaaaatgctAACAGCgtgttttttttacttatagtgCCGGAGGAGGTGGAAAGAGCCAAGGCCGCCAGGGCAAGATcatggagaagaacaagaaactcGAAGAGAATAGAGCCAAGCGTatcgaaaaggagaaggtCACCAAGGAAGAGAACCAGGGCAATGGAAACAACTCCCGAATGGACATTCATCCCAGCCGTCTCGCCCGTCTCCCTGGTTTTcgaaattaataaaactggTTTTTATTAAggaaaactatttttaaccATGACCTCAAGCCGCTGTTCTTACACCAggcgtttttcttcttttttctcacgtgtttctttttcctttttctgtttctttttctttgggatattggattttttttatataatcttttttatctgTCAATAATCTCTTTTACTTGGTCAATTTTGTCTGTTTACCTACATATAGAGAAGAAAGCGGGTAAATGAGAATTGTTTGCATATGACGATTATGTGGATATAAGATGGATAACTACCGAGTGGCAAGGAGACAACAAAAAttagcaagaagagagatacCCTCAATAATAGAATTGGACGGAATTTGGTCTTCACATGCACAATGCCTCCTTAACTATGTAAGCTAGGTATGTGCTTTGTGATTCGCCAAGGCTACTCTCAAATGCTGGCATTCCTCATAGCAACACAATATTTTATGCACGTCATTTACCCGTATGTCGTTTATCCATGGTAGATACAGCAGGCCAAATGGTGGGAATGAGCCAAAGGAATTAAAGGGGCGAAAACAAAGCTTCTTAGATTGCACTTTTTAAGTCTATGGAGGGAATGACAGATGCAATGCAGACAGAAACAATCGTTGAAATTACCAGACGCCATGTGGtttgtacttttttttctcgcttttttttctttctgttttcATCTTCCAGCTTCAAGGACCATCAAGATGGCATCAGAATCGTCGCCGTCCTGTTAACAAATGTCATTTTCTGGCTTGCTGCAAACTCTATCAACAGTACCGAGAAAATGGGGGGAATCTCAAGACACAGGACAGCCATGTTCATTAAAAacacaaaaacaaagaaaaagaaatctcTTTTTAGAGCCCCGGGCCTCtgcatcctcgtcatctgcTCCTCCATCCTCCATTAATCGCACTTTCGGTCTAAATTCATCGAAACATGTCCCAGTGAGGAAGCTTCTGTAATGCACACCATTCTAGGTgacccaaaaaaaattcgtgaggcggcggcggctcgAGATTGTAAATCGTCGGTTGGAAACCAATTCTAAGACGTCTTCGCTGCACGAGATGCTAAAGATGGCAAACGAACTGACATCGCAAATTCATTCAAAGGATGGAGCACTTggacttcttggccttggaggtTTGAGGGGTGGGGTTGAGGACCGCACTGCACGAGAGAGGAGGTCAGAAATCTGCAGCCGGCaaaaagagacgagagaAAAATGCAGTGGGAAAGTAACGAAAGAGAGAATAgtcggaagagagagaaaaggatgcCAAAAAGACACAAAAAAGATACAAAAGGCTGGGTTGGGCAAGACTTACCGAATAGCCTCGTCAAAGACGCTCTTGAGATTCCGCTGCGTCAGAGCAGAGCACTCAATGTACTTGTAGATAATCTTGTTCGTCTTGTTGACATCCTTGACGTAGTTCAGCACGTTCTCGTATCGGACAGGCTCCATGTGCTGCTTGGTAAGGGCAGCGCGGGTGCCAGGGTCGTCTCGAAGATCAATTTTGGTGCCGACCAGGATGATGGGGGTTCCGGAGGAGTGGTGAGTGATCTCGGGAAGCCACTATTCAAAGAGTcagatgcttttttttcttttcttttttttttttttccttccccaGGCAGGGGTAATTCAGAGGAAAGTGAGTCTCGTACCTTTGCGGCAACGTTGTCGTACGATGGCGGGCTCACGACGGAGAAGCAGATGAGGAAAACATCAGTCTGGGGGTAGGACAAGGGCCGGAGTCTATCATAATCCTCCTGGCCTGCGGTATCCCAAAGTCCCAAACTGATGGGCTTGCCATCAACAATGACGCTGGCAGAGTAGTTGTCAAACCTAAGGACCAAAGGTCAGCAACCAGTCGCCATCATAGAAATCGTTTTTTTGATACGCGTGGTGTGGAGACTGACACTGTTGGGATGTACTCTCCGGGGAACGCATTGGTCGTGTACGAGATGAGCAGACAGGTCTATGGAGTCGAAGGTTAGCTAATAAAGACCCAGCTTGGGAAATGGGAAATCGGAGATGGTACAAACCTTGCCAACGGCACCGTCACCAGTCACGACACACTAAAGGAGATAGGAGACGTCAgtaacagaaaaaaaaaacagcagaggggaaaaggagaaCCGCCATTACCTTCAACGATTGAACTCCAGCTTGCGCCATTGCGTCCAAAGATCAAGCAGTAGTTTCGATAACGGTCCTTGATGAATCCTGAATGTTTAGCGACGGCGGTATGGTATGATGTTTGATGCGGCGGAGGGGTTGGTTGGAAATCGAGAGGCGGCAAGTCGGTGGAGGACGGATCGAACGAGGGGCTTTGCGCTTGGTATTTAGGGAGTAGAAACGACAGGACGGAgagatgggagaagaaacggatcagacgacgacgaaagGGAGATGGATCAATGGCTAGAGATGAGAAGCGGGAATCGGAGATgggagatggtgatggtggcgcCTCGGTCTGGAGAGGGTTTCAAGGCTGCATCAACGTCAGAGGAAACGGGGTTCAGCCGCAGGAGGTGAAGCTGCAAGAGGCTGGGCAATCAAAAGGGCGATATCAAGCAGCTTCGCAGCAGGCAAACGAAGCACCCGCTGGCTAACTCGATCCTGTGCTAGTCCgtgctggaggagcttgctAGGAGAGGCTAGGAGGCACAGATAAAAAGATACCTGCCACTTGTGTTACACGTACCCTGTTGATTGTTGTATCTGCTAGCGCCACTGGAGCTGGTGGAGACAGAATCGAGGGGGAGGCGACGAGTTGATAGGCCCCGTCTCTATGGATGAACGCGTTTCGTCTGCAAGGGAATTTTGGGGGGCTTTAAAGCAGCACAAATCAGATGGCGGCACCTACACGAGATGCAAGGGAAGGCTCGTAAGGCGCTGTGAAACCGGACGAGAGAGTGTGGATGGCGGGAAACGAATCAGAGGCCGTAGATGCAGATTCGGTGCAAGATAGCAGTAGTGCAGTATgaatgaggaagatgaagatgaagaagcaagcagaagaaggaagagaggaggggaaggagaaacagaaacaagGCGTCCTTGAGCCGTGTAGCTGTGAGGCGAGGCGCAAGGAACCGCCCGCGCCTTGTTTGGGTGTTCAAAGGAGATTTTGGAGTGATTTCTTTTGATTGCTGAGAGAGACGGggagagagatagagagaaacaGAGTTAAGAGAGACGACACGGGCTTACCGTCTAACAGGAGCTGGTTGAGCTCGGTTTGATTGATTTTGAGGAATCGGATCGGGCACTGGGCTGGAAGATGCGAATTTCCCGGGACTCTGACGGGAAGCCTGCTTACTCTTGCTGGCTCGGTTTTGGTGACAAAAGACGAGGTTCATGCGTGTGTGGCTGGATGTGGGggtgagagagaaaggcgaGGGAGGAGGCGAGGACCGAAAAAAGCACCACCCCATGCACGGTACGTACCCTGCTCACTTCTCACCTCACGGCAAAAGTCTCAGGCTCGAGTCAATTCAGGTCAAGTCGCCTGACCTGAGATGCAGttggcaagggcaagggccCCCGTATTGTGCTGTACAGTATGGATATCGGGTTTAGATTGCCAAGGCCGGCTCAGCAGTGTTTCGAGGCTTTGTCTTGTTTGTGCATTGATGTCATTGGCAGCAGAAGAGCTCTAGAAGGATTGCCACGATTCTGTATTGTTGATTGGAATTCAATTGATCCTGCCACTCGCTAATTACAGACGTAGCTGGCCTTTGCGACGGGCATCCAGCTTGGAACAAAGCCCGGTGTGTCTGCCTAGTGTCGAAACTGGTCAAGGTGCTCTGTGCCAACTTGCCGGCTCGACTCATTCAAGGTCCTAATAATAGgcggatggagatgggattgattgattgcttGCTACATAGCAGTGCTAGCTCCTGCTGGAGggttcagcagcagcaagcttcCCGACAATACGAAGTGCTGTAGCTGCTAACATGCGGGCGAGTGCACAAAGTGGCGACACCgccatggtgatggagaGCAGCGCTGCATCTAGCCGCTGCATCTGTCCTCCCTTTCTCCTCTTAGGGATGACAGTgcttgacgacgacggcagCCTGCTCCCATCACCGAGTTTGACGGCGCCTTGGAAATGAGGTTCCGGCAAACGACAAACAAGCTCACTAACAAAAGTGCCTCTACTGAGTCGTCGTAAAACAGCATCCACTAGTAGGCGCTTtgggagagaagggaaacaTGCTCGGACCTTGATCATTGCGCACGagctgcagcaacaacatGTTTCTTACTCAATTCTACTACCACTAGATAAAAATCTACCTTGCTTGTCCCATGCGCTTACCAGTGTACTCAGCGCATGGTGCAAAGCTTTCGACTCTCGCGCGACATCCGCTGCTCTAGGACTCATCTGTAACGGCTTTGTTGCCATCTTGAAACAAATCGCCGCATCCCACCAAACTTTGACGTAGCTTGGCGTTACGCCCGAAAGGGGGGCAAGTCTGCACGGTTCCGCCTCAGTAGCCGcgtttttctcttctcccaaaTGGAACCCATAGTGCTAGTAGTAGGcagtattagtattatagAATGTGTATGGCGAGACTGTGAGAGCGCTTATAACCGCGTACgcattggctgctgctttcaaGCTCATGTGCCGCGATTCCATGCGCGATCCTGCGCTAGATatgtaccagcagcagcacctccATTAGGGAATCGACTCAGCCCTCCCCCGAGATATCCTTATCCATAGCAGTAACCTCTATCCCAACTGTTTTCCTTTCGCGAGGCTTCGCAGTCTGCTCTTTGGTCTCAGTATTCTTATATATCGGCGGTTGATATGGCGGGCAACAATTCTGGTTCAAAGCCTGCCATGCATCAGCCGCCAGTGTCAGGGCAAGAGAACAAGCTTTTTGTTGTACATCAACGAGACATACGGTTCTTTGAGAAATGCAACTTCCTCACCATGGAAAAAATCTTAAATTTGAGCCGAACGTAGAGTAAAGAATCTCGCCTGCTAGTAGCAATGTAGCTTCCGTCGAGGAAAGGCCATGATCGTGGATATCAGCCACGGCGGCCTACCATTTGCTAAGTTTTCCGGTAATGATATATCACGGCAGCCCAGTATCTTAAGACTCCAGGTTATTCCAGAATGTAATGTCTTGAGCTTTTTGGGTTATTGGTCGTTCCTACGAACATATAGTTGGGGTGATTGCGCCGTGAGCCATGGAGTTGCGGTCCCTCTGATAATCCATAGCATTAGTAATTGAGATAGAGGCTTAACAGAATATCGAATACAGCCCTCGGAATCATACTACATCACATAATGTCTGTAGAGGCTTCCTCAATTCGGGGAGACTGCCAGTAAATTGTTGCCAGGACATCCTGCTGCAGGCTGCATGTCCGTTAAATCAGTCAATTTGCAGCGGCCATGGCCCTAAGGGTGCTGGGCCACGATACTTGGGAGGGGAAAGGCGAGGAACTGCAATACCAAAATAACGAATCCGATGCAAAGCAAATCTCAACATGGCAAGGCTGAGCCTGAGCACAGCGAGGCTGAATTAGGGGCGGAGAGCCATGGATTACGGAgtacgcagcagcaagatggcCATGGCACCTGCTGTCGGAGCCGCACTTGGAACACCGCCAAcggcaaaaagaagcataCTGTTCCTCTAGGGAATTCTTAACCATCTTCTAATTTCTCAAAACAAAAATACCGTGATCTAatcttgttgctgcttgttTCTTTCCAGATTGGCAAAACCTGTATAAAGAGGCATCACTTAGCCCTCGCCCTTCGCAGATCGACAATACAAACAACACGCAATTACAAGCTCGATCATGACAAGTTTCTCGGTGATAGATTATCTGTCAACGTTTTTAGTATTATCCTCTATCCTCCAAGTATCTCTCATGTGTTGGCCTAGATACATTTGCTAACTCGTCTCTTGATCTTTTAATGCTACCAATTCCTTGCGCTTCAATACCCTGCATAGCCAACTCTTTTCCGACAAACACACTTAGCTACATCTGCAAAGAATTGAAAAATAGCGAAAATGATAAATACAGATAAAGGCTACCTAATGGCAGGTTTACGATGATACTGCTTATAGTTACGCCTTGGTGAAAATTGAACCGCAGGGTAGCACCGCGGCTTGGCATCGTTGTGGACCACACGCTCTTCTCTCAGATCTTGTCTTAAACCTGCCGGCTCATCTACCAGGTGTTAATTGAAAGGATATTAAGTAGATGGACTTGTTCTCGCACAAAAAGGAATGAATTTTTCCGTTTCCTTCTATATGGTTTAAAGCTAACTACCTAGCAGAGACTATCTATATCCCAAATGGTCAATCAATGTTATAATCCACAAATTTAGTGCATCGTTATCCATCTCTATCAAACAAGCCAAATTCCAGAAACACACATTTCCCACCCTAGCCGCGCAGACTAATCTCAAGACCGTCCATCTCTGGCCTGGCCTCATCTTCGATCCCTTAAGCACAAGTTATGACGAAAGAGAGCGAGCCAATGACAGACCAGAGGCAACCAACTAAACTATGTCAACATTAGCATTAGGAGGGccacaaagaaaagaaagttgCTACTTACACCACTATTGCAAATGAAAATatcttgtttttcttgaaCTTTGTGTACGCAGTCCCAGCGAGCATGTATCCCATAACGACAGCCACATAAATAGAAAAGGGTGGCAGAAAGAAGGGACCCTGGACAAAGTCTCGGTATTCATTCCCTTGGCACAGCCACATCAAAGGGCTACGAATCATGAAAATTTGGTTGAGGCGCTCCAGATTCAGTTCGCCAAATGTGAATCGCTTGTCGATATGCCTGAGAATCTTGCCGCCGGCGTTGTCGCTGAGCACCCGAGAGACAAAGTACTT
Proteins encoded:
- the RAC1C gene encoding Rho- protein rac1C, whose product is MAQAGVQSLKCVVTGDGAVGKTCLLISYTTNAFPGEYIPTVFDNYSASVIVDGKPISLGLWDTAGQEDYDRLRPLSYPQTDVFLICFSVVSPPSYDNVAAKWLPEITHHSSGTPIILVGTKIDLRDDPGTRAALTKQHMEPVRYENVLNYVKDVNKTNKIIYKYIECSALTQRNLKSVFDEAIRAVLNPTPQTSKAKKSKCSIL